One Deefgea tanakiae genomic region harbors:
- a CDS encoding sodium:proton antiporter — MNKKILGLLALLPNVAMAADFDGAQLSLLWAAPFAGLLLSIALFPIFSPGFWHHHFGKISAFWAAAFLLPFIASFGLDTAASLVVHAMLAEYIPFILILFALYTVSGGILVWGNLHGSPALNTGILAFGTVIASLMGTTGAAMLLIRPLLKANDNRKHNVHVVVFFIFLVANIGGGLTPLGDPPLFLGFLKGVDFLWTVEHMLAPVAFAASILLVMFYAIDSYYYKKEGVLPVDKTPDSKLQFFGLWNFALIAAIVACVVMSGVWKPGIAWDVMGTHVELQNVVRDVLLVVIALLSLKFTPKQVRAGNDFNWGPILEVAKLFAAIFIAMAPAIAILRAGSAGEMADLVQMVSYSDGAPIDHMYFWMTGLLSAFLDNAPTYLVFYNLASGDAEILMGPMASTLLAVSVGAVFMGALSYIGNAPNFMVKAVAEDRGVKMPSFFGYMLWSCVCLLPIFFVMTFVFF; from the coding sequence ATGAATAAAAAAATATTAGGCTTGTTGGCGCTGTTGCCGAACGTTGCCATGGCGGCCGATTTTGATGGTGCGCAATTGTCCTTGCTGTGGGCTGCGCCATTTGCTGGTTTGCTGTTGTCGATAGCACTGTTTCCCATTTTCTCGCCTGGATTTTGGCATCACCATTTCGGCAAAATTTCAGCATTTTGGGCCGCGGCATTCTTGCTACCATTTATTGCCTCGTTTGGTCTTGATACAGCGGCGAGTTTGGTTGTACACGCGATGCTCGCTGAATATATCCCATTTATTTTGATCCTGTTCGCGCTGTACACGGTGTCAGGCGGGATTTTGGTATGGGGTAATTTGCATGGCTCTCCAGCATTAAATACCGGAATTTTGGCATTTGGCACGGTGATTGCCTCTTTGATGGGCACGACCGGCGCGGCGATGCTGTTGATTCGTCCTTTGCTGAAAGCAAACGATAATCGCAAACACAATGTGCATGTGGTGGTGTTTTTTATCTTTTTGGTCGCCAATATTGGCGGCGGCTTGACGCCGCTGGGTGATCCACCTTTGTTCTTGGGTTTCTTAAAAGGGGTTGATTTCTTGTGGACTGTCGAGCATATGCTGGCTCCGGTTGCATTTGCCGCCAGTATCTTGCTGGTGATGTTTTATGCCATCGATAGTTATTACTACAAGAAAGAGGGCGTGTTGCCGGTCGATAAAACCCCAGACAGCAAATTGCAGTTCTTTGGTTTGTGGAACTTTGCTTTGATCGCGGCCATTGTGGCTTGCGTGGTGATGTCGGGCGTTTGGAAGCCGGGCATTGCTTGGGATGTGATGGGCACGCATGTTGAATTGCAAAATGTTGTTCGTGATGTGTTGCTAGTGGTGATCGCACTGCTGTCGTTAAAATTCACGCCCAAGCAAGTTCGTGCCGGCAATGATTTTAATTGGGGCCCGATTTTAGAAGTGGCTAAATTGTTTGCGGCTATTTTTATCGCTATGGCGCCGGCGATTGCTATTTTGCGCGCAGGTTCGGCCGGGGAAATGGCTGACTTGGTGCAAATGGTGAGCTACTCAGATGGCGCGCCAATTGATCATATGTATTTCTGGATGACAGGCCTACTGTCGGCCTTCCTCGATAATGCCCCAACGTATTTGGTCTTTTATAATTTGGCGAGTGGGGATGCAGAAATCTTGATGGGGCCAATGGCTTCAACGCTATTAGCCGTTTCGGTCGGGGCTGTGTTCATGGGCGCATTGAGCTATATCGGTAATGCACCTAACTTCATGGTGAAGGCGGTCGCTGAAGATCGTGGTGTGAAAATGCCTAGTTTCTTTGGTTATATGCTGTGGTCTTGTGTTTGCTTATTGCCGATTTTCTTTGTGATGACGTTTGTCTTCTTTTGA
- the gloA gene encoding lactoylglutathione lyase: MRLLHTMLRVVDLDRAIAFYCDVLGMRLLRRHDFPAGRFTLAFVGYGDESEHSVIELTHNWDTKAYDLGTAFGHLAIETDDIVATCDAVRAKGGKVVREPGPMQHGTTVIAFVEDCDGYKIEFIQR; this comes from the coding sequence ATGCGTTTATTACATACAATGTTGCGTGTCGTCGATTTAGATCGTGCAATTGCTTTTTATTGTGATGTGCTTGGGATGCGTTTATTGCGCCGGCATGATTTTCCAGCGGGTCGTTTTACTCTGGCCTTTGTGGGTTACGGCGATGAGTCTGAGCATAGTGTGATTGAACTTACGCATAATTGGGACACGAAAGCGTATGACTTAGGCACAGCATTTGGGCATTTAGCGATTGAAACGGATGATATCGTGGCCACTTGTGATGCGGTGCGAGCCAAAGGCGGTAAAGTTGTCCGTGAGCCGGGCCCGATGCAGCACGGTACGACGGTCATCGCTTTTGTTGAAGACTGTGATGGGTATAAAATTGAATTTATTCAACGCTAG